From Micromonospora auratinigra:
GCGCCGGGCGGGACGAAGGGCAGGCCGGCCGGTGGGCCGGACTCGACCAGTCGCCACAGGGCGTCGGTGTCGAGGTGCTCCTCGACCAGGTCACCGAGGAGATCCAGGGTCCGCTCGCGAGCGGCGGCGAACTCGGTGTCCGGGGCGACCGTGAAGCCGGTCCGGCCGGCCAGCCGGGCGGCCTCGGTGAGGAACCGGCGGCGGAACCCGTCGGACTCGAACGCGCCGTGCCAGTGCGTACCGTGCACCGCGCCCAGCCGGGCCCCCTCCCCGGTGCCGTCCGGATAGCGCAGCAGCGGCGACAGGTCCGGGTCGGCGGCGGAGACCTGACCGTGGTGGATCTCGTAGCCGTGGACCGGGACACCGCCCTCGGCGGTGCCGCTGGCGCGGCGGACCGTCTTGCGCGGGTCGAAGGTGATCTCGACGGGCAGCAGGCCCAGCCCGGGGACGCTGCCCTGCCGGCTCTCCACCGGATCGTGGATCGCCCGGGAGAGCATCTGGAACCCGCCGCAGATACCGAGCAGCGGCCGGCCGGCGGCGGCGTGCTCCGTCACGGCGTCGGCCAGGCCGGTCTCGCGCAGCCACGCCAGGTCGGCAACGGTCGACTTGGAACCGGGGAGCACGACGAGGTCGGCGGCGGCCAGTTCGGCGGGCTCGACGGTGAGCCGCACCCGCACGCCCGGCTCGGTGGCCAGCGCCTCGACGTCGGTGGCGTTGCTGATCCGGGGCAGCCGGACGACCGCCACGTCGAGCCAGTCCGTCCCGCGCGGCGCGGCCGGCCGGCCCAGCACCCGCCCGTACGCGAGCGAGTCCTCGGCGTCCAGCCAGAGGTCCAGCGCCCAGGGCAGCACCCCGTACGTGGGGCGACCGGTGACCTGACCCAGCATGTCCAGCCCGGGCCGGAGCAGACCGAGGTCACCCCGGAACTTGTTGATCACGAAGCCGGCGACGAGCGCCTGGTCGGCCGGGTCGAGCAGGGCGACCGTGCCGAACATCGAGGCGAACACCCCGCCCCGGTCGATGTCGCCGACCACGATGGCAGGCAGGCCGGCGTGCCGCGCCAGCCCCATGTTCACGTAGTCCCCGTCGCGCAGGTTGATCTCGGCGGGGCTGCCGGCGCCCTCGCAGATCACCGCGTCGTACTCCGCGCGCAGCTCGGCCAGCGCCGCGTACGCGGTCGCGGCGAGGCGGGGACGCAACTGGCGGAAGTTGCCGGCGGTGACCGTGTCGACCGCCTCGCCGAGCAGCACCACCTGGCTGGCGTGGTCGCTGCCCGGCTTGAGCAGCACCGGGTTGAAGCGCAGGTCCGGATCGAGCCCGCAGGCGGCGGCCTGCATCGCCTGGGCCCGACCGATCTCGCCGCCCCGCCCGTCCGGCCCGACCACCACGGCCGAGTTGTTGGACATGTTCTGCGCCTTGAACGGCGCCACCCGCACCCCGCGCCGGTGCAGCCAGCGGCAGATGCCGGCGGTGAGCACGCTCTTGCCGGCGTCGGAGGTGGTGCCGGCGACCAGCAGGCCCCCGCTCACCGGTTGCTCCCCCGTCCCGCCCGCAGCGCGGCCCGGCCGACCGCACCGGCGAGGCGGCCCACCGTCACCGGGTACGCCGCCGCGAGGCCGAGGGCGGCCAGGCCGACCGCGCCGGAGATCCGGGCGGCCCGCTTCAGGTGCCGGGCCTCGGGCCGGGGCCCGTCGCCGAGGAACGGGCGGGTCTCCGAGCGGCCGAAGTAGACGTTGCGCCCACCGAGGCGCACGCCGAGCGCGCCGGCCATCGCCGCCTCGCACTGACCGGCGTTGGGGCTCGGGTGGTCGTCGCGGTCCCGGCGGAAGACCTGCCAGGCCGCCCGGCGGTCCCCGTGCGCGGCCGGCGCGACGGCGACGGTGAGCAGCCCGGTCAGCCGGGCCGGCACCAGGTTGAGCAGGTCGTCGAGGCGGGCGGCCGGGGTGCCGAAGCGGGCGTACCGGGGTGAGCGGTGGCCGACCATCGCGTCGAGCGTGTTGGCGGCGCGGTAGCCGAGCAGGCCGGGCAGCCCGGCCACGGCACCCCAGACCAGCGGCGCGACGACCGCGTCGGAGGTGTTCTCGGCGACCGACTCGACGGTGGCCCGGGCCAGTTCCGCCTCGTCGAGCGTGGACGGGTCCCGGCCGCAGAGGTGGTTGAGGCGGCCCCGGGCGGCGGGCAGGTCACCGGCGCGCAGTGCCCGCCCCATCACCCGGGACTCGTGGCGCAGGGTACGGCCGCCCAGCACCGTCCAGGTGCCGACGGCGGTCAGCGCGGCCCGGGCCAGTGGCCGGTGCCGGGTGGCGACGGCACCGGCGACGCCGAGCAGCACCGGGGCCCCGACGGCGAGCGCCGTGAACGCCGCCCCGGCCACCCGGTCGGGCCGGTACATCCGCTGCTCCAGGGCACCCGCGACCCGGCCGAACCCGGCCACCGGATGCCACCGGCGGGGGTCACCGAGCAGCGAGTCCAGAGCGTAGCCCGCCACCAGTCCCGCCGCGTTCGCCATGGCGGTCGCCTGCCGCACCCGTCACCACCTCCGGCCGGCCAGCCTAGGCCATCTCCGAACGCTCACCCGTCGAGCTGCGCCAGCACCGCCCGGGCCACCTGTTCCGGCGGCTGCGAGCCGTCGATGAACGTGGGGCGGCAGGCGCCGCTGGCACGGGTCCTGGCCGCCCGGGCCCGCTCCGGGCCGACCCGCGGGGTGACCACCTCGGTGTGGCCACCCCACGCCCCCGTGGCACGGGCCCGCCCTGCTCAGGCGGGCACCGGGGTCCGCCGGCCACCCCGCCGGCCGCGACCGGTCGGGGTCGCCCCCGCCACGTCGCCCAGCGGCGTTGGCACCTCCTCCGACGGGTCGGCGGAGGGCCCGTCCTCGTCGCCGTCCGCCTCCGCGCCGTCGCCGTCGTCGTCCAGGTCGTCGAACGGGTCGGTCCCGGCGTCGAACCCGTCCGCCGGCAGGTGGTCGCCGGCCCGCGCCCCGGCGAACTCCAGCGACTCGAACTCCTCGTCGAAGGGGCGGTCGTCGAGCGAGGCGGGCGCCTGCCCGTCCGGCACCGGCTCGGTGGCCTCGCCGTGCACCCGCCGCTCCGCCTCGGCGTCCTCGACGGTGCTGGTGGCCGCGCCGGGCCGGTTGCGCAGGAACCGGCCGCGGCCCCGGGACAGGTCGTGCCCGACGGCGACCGCCTCCAGCTCGTAGAGGGTGCGGTGATTGCCGGCGTCGTCGGTCCAGTCACGGGTGTAGAGGCGGCCCGCGACGACCACCGGGTCACCCACCATCACCGAGGCGGCCACCCCCTCGGCGAGCTTGCGCCAGCAGTTGACCCGCACCCGCAGGCTGTTGCCGTCGACCCAGCGGCCGGAGTCGCGGTCGAGGCGGCGGGCGGTGGAGGCGACCTTGAAGTTGGCCACCAGGGTGTTGCTCTGGGTGGTCCGACGCCACTCGGGCGCGGTGAGCACGTTCCCGACGATCGTCACGTAAGTATCGAACATCTGCCCT
This genomic window contains:
- the ssb gene encoding single-stranded DNA-binding protein, with amino-acid sequence MFDTYVTIVGNVLTAPEWRRTTQSNTLVANFKVASTARRLDRDSGRWVDGNSLRVRVNCWRKLAEGVAASVMVGDPVVVAGRLYTRDWTDDAGNHRTLYELEAVAVGHDLSRGRGRFLRNRPGAATSTVEDAEAERRVHGEATEPVPDGQAPASLDDRPFDEEFESLEFAGARAGDHLPADGFDAGTDPFDDLDDDGDGAEADGDEDGPSADPSEEVPTPLGDVAGATPTGRGRRGGRRTPVPA
- a CDS encoding cobyric acid synthase, translated to MSGGLLVAGTTSDAGKSVLTAGICRWLHRRGVRVAPFKAQNMSNNSAVVVGPDGRGGEIGRAQAMQAAACGLDPDLRFNPVLLKPGSDHASQVVLLGEAVDTVTAGNFRQLRPRLAATAYAALAELRAEYDAVICEGAGSPAEINLRDGDYVNMGLARHAGLPAIVVGDIDRGGVFASMFGTVALLDPADQALVAGFVINKFRGDLGLLRPGLDMLGQVTGRPTYGVLPWALDLWLDAEDSLAYGRVLGRPAAPRGTDWLDVAVVRLPRISNATDVEALATEPGVRVRLTVEPAELAAADLVVLPGSKSTVADLAWLRETGLADAVTEHAAAGRPLLGICGGFQMLSRAIHDPVESRQGSVPGLGLLPVEITFDPRKTVRRASGTAEGGVPVHGYEIHHGQVSAADPDLSPLLRYPDGTGEGARLGAVHGTHWHGAFESDGFRRRFLTEAARLAGRTGFTVAPDTEFAAARERTLDLLGDLVEEHLDTDALWRLVESGPPAGLPFVPPGAPRPAVPHQPEPAGTAG
- a CDS encoding cobalamin biosynthesis protein gives rise to the protein MRQATAMANAAGLVAGYALDSLLGDPRRWHPVAGFGRVAGALEQRMYRPDRVAGAAFTALAVGAPVLLGVAGAVATRHRPLARAALTAVGTWTVLGGRTLRHESRVMGRALRAGDLPAARGRLNHLCGRDPSTLDEAELARATVESVAENTSDAVVAPLVWGAVAGLPGLLGYRAANTLDAMVGHRSPRYARFGTPAARLDDLLNLVPARLTGLLTVAVAPAAHGDRRAAWQVFRRDRDDHPSPNAGQCEAAMAGALGVRLGGRNVYFGRSETRPFLGDGPRPEARHLKRAARISGAVGLAALGLAAAYPVTVGRLAGAVGRAALRAGRGSNR